The sequence TTTTTTCATGCACATCTAAGGAGGTAGCATATAGGGAATCAATACAACAGGCCACGTACTATGGGAATTACTCATATTTCCAAAAGGGTTAAACCCGTCACTCGCTAAACCAAGCCTGACATTACGGGATTCCTTTGCAAATTCAGGATAATTATGATCAAATGTTTGCCAAGCTGGTGAATCTGCCGGATGTCTCAGTAAACCATCTTTCGTGCGACCCTCTTCGTGCCATCTCATGGAGGCAGCAGCTTCAAATGACATATATAACCTTTGCAAATGCGGGATGAGAGGAAAGTAACGCAAAACCTTAGTTGGGACCTTATTATGATCATTGGCTGTTAAGTTTTCCTCATCATCTGAATTATCTTCACTTGTTTTATACCATGACGTGTGACATACGACACACTCCGTTTTATCCTTGTTTTCTTTCCAATACAACATACAATCATTAGGGCATGCATCGATTCTTTCATAACCTAGTCCTAAATCTCTTATTAACTTCCGTAGATCATACAATGACTTAGGTATGGCTACTTCCGGGAAGGCATCCTTTAAAGTATCAATGATCATGCTGAAACCCTTGTCATTACATTTTCCAATACACTTGCTATGAAATAGTCTAACTATAAAAGAAAGAACAGAGAACTTTTTACATCCAGGGTATAGTGCTTGCTTTGCACTCTCCAATCCTTTATAAAACTTTTTGGCACTTTTGTTTGGTAAGCTATGATCTTCAGTTTCGAGTATGTTATCATCAAACCAATGATGGGTGTCAGACACCAATCCTATCATGTCATCTTCTGCATCTTCCATAGGAATGTCACATGGTTCGCTGATCGGAGTTTTAATTGTATATCCTTTAAAAAAACCGTCACATAGTAGATGTGTTCTAGCATCATACCATCCAACCCATTTTAGATTAACACACTTATTGCATGGGCACGCTATCTCACCATTTACACCCtcctttttaaatatataatcaATAAACTTATCAAGACCTTTCTTATATGTAGACGAATTTCTCAGGCTAGACATCCAATTTGTGTCCATCCTGGATGAAACAATGCAATCATCAtctaatttatataaaaatattgtaCATATATTAAGTACGTAATTCTTCTTAAAAATTAAACCAAATATTGATGGGGTTCATCAATTATTACCAAAATTATAGAATTAAAGAACGAACTAATTATCATATGCATATTGAAATCAAAACGCGTAAGATCATGTAATACATGAAATTATTAACAAAATTAGTCACAGAAAACTACCTGTTCAATATGTAGTCGCGATATACAATTGTCAGCTTAACACGTTGGAAGAAACTTGAAGTTTGCAGAGGATACGATAGAAGAAAGCAGAAAACAAGGAGAAGATATGGTCAACAAAATACAATAAATGACGCTAACAGGTAGTTTTATTTGTTTTAGAAACCATAATTATGTCCGTTTATAAATTATCTACATTAATTCACGGATActtagttaattattattattaataatttgcaAAGTTAAAACAAAAATAAGAACTACAGCTCATTGATAAATAACATTGTATGTAAACAGAAGGTCTTCAGTTCGATTCCCTACACTTACAGTTTATAATCTTTTTTACTAGTAATTTTGATTTACATAAACTGTACTTTATTAATTGATATGATAAAATCATATAGTTTATATAATCATTTACAATTCATAATAAttgctatataataataatatataaactatagttagtttatattttaatattaataaaatataataattttaccaaattatttaatttatataaaatatatgatatgataatatCATATATtcactatttaataatattattatttcttaaatttctaatattattgggttattagtatttttttgatttctataaagtatatgatatgatatgatatgattgaAGATATCGATGTCACCAAATATGAAATGGTTTACGTTTGTCATAGCCCATCCAGTTGTCGCTTTGAACTAAATGATGAATGAATGCCCTCATCTTCGTTTGGCTCTCGTTTATAGCTAATTCGCAAACCTACCTAGTTCTTAGGCTTTCCAATGTTGAATGAAGATATCAAACCCCCTCCATGAGAATCTTCATAACTTAAAGAACGCTACCTAAACTATCAGATGAACACGTAATCATCAGAACAACCAGCCATAACAACTAAAAATCCGGTTGCCTACATGTCAACGATATTTCATAACCATCACCGCTACAAAATTTTCATATTACTGCTTTCTCGATCGCTGGTAGATTGACCCATGTCGAtcctcatacatacatacatacatacatacatagataaaTACTGTGTATCTGTGTATGTacgtacatatgtatatatatagatcgtatgtatatgtgtgtatatatgtatgtgtgtgtatgagTGTTTGTGTGTATTTAATGtatgtatctatgtatgtatgtgtgtatatgcatacatacatacatacatacatacatacatatatacatacatacatacatacatacatacatacatacacacatacacccATAACCCCATAACGAATGCCCTCATCTTTGTTTGGCTCTCGTTAGAGCTAATTAgcatactgatagtgctccaaatgaacatacatttaggcacaatatccttccaatatgtaaagcttttagttgcaattgttctatttttatgtaatattcgtttaaataaataagtgcgaagacaaaagaagaaaacgatgatttgaagatgcaaatgaccaaaaagctcagatgtacaagatataattcaagtggttcaatttaatgatgagaaacgtctaaaaattacaaaagtacgagccgcgaaacacaaagtacaagatattaaatagtacgcaaggacgttcgaaaatctggaaccgggaccagagacaactctcaatgcgcgacgcaacggagctaaaattacaagtcaacgatgcacatgaatatat comes from Rutidosis leptorrhynchoides isolate AG116_Rl617_1_P2 chromosome 4, CSIRO_AGI_Rlap_v1, whole genome shotgun sequence and encodes:
- the LOC139841524 gene encoding uncharacterized protein produces the protein MDTNWMSSLRNSSTYKKGLDKFIDYIFKKEGVNGEIACPCNKCVNLKWVGWYDARTHLLCDGFFKGYTIKTPISEPCDIPMEDAEDDMIGLVSDTHHWFDDNILETEDHSLPNKSAKKFYKGLESAKQALYPGCKKFSVLSFIVRLFHSKCIGKCNDKGFSMIIDTLKDAFPEVAIPKSLYDLRKLIRDLGLGYERIDACPNDCMLYWKENKDKTECVVCHTSWYKTSEDNSDDEENLTANDHNKVPTKVLRYFPLIPHLQRLYMSFEAAASMRWHEEGRTKDGLLRHPADSPAWQTFDHNYPEFAKESRNVRLGLASDGFNPFGNMSNSHRPSAPGNNIDVYLEPPVDELKLLWDHGVETYDSSTNSNFQMRAGMVWTISDFPAYANLSGWSTKGKLACPSYHKHTKSIRLKRSRKFVFMGYHRFLSKRHAYRKDKNSFDGTEELESKPTCLTGSDVLNELNGIEFKFGKLVKDNPVLPYNWKKRSIFFKLPYWKDNLIRHNLDVMHIEKNVCDSVIGTLMNLDGKTKDHLNGRYDLEEMEIRKELHPEVLENNKVYLPPACFSMNKKEKDRFCRMLKAVKVPDGYSANISRCVQLNPPKIGGLKSHDNHILMQQLLPICI